The proteins below are encoded in one region of Scyliorhinus torazame isolate Kashiwa2021f chromosome 16, sScyTor2.1, whole genome shotgun sequence:
- the mul1 gene encoding mitochondrial ubiquitin ligase activator of NFKB 1, with translation MVWNRTTHIWNDCEKIIHQRTNTVPFDLVPPDCNPGVSVRVIKPLESSELNLETVFEKFHPAAQTFTDIIGHYISGERPKGIKETEEMLRDKDIITGVGELVLDSNFIKLQPPKQGLQYYLSRLDFDSLVRKQESKAKLWKILTLVFGIITCATLLFILRRQYKCYKTEQDQSRLQREMLAVKKQRLQELDLTEDEVPQNACAICLTRDRSCVFLECGQVCSCMACYEALPVPKKCPICRNAISRIVPLYNS, from the exons ATGGTGTGGAATCGAACCACCCACATCTG GAATGACTGTGAAAAGATTATCCATCAAAGGACTAACACTGTACCCTTTGACCTTGTGCCTCCTGATTGCAACCCTGGTGTATCAGTGAGGGTGATAAAACCCTTGGAGTCATCCGAACTAAACCTCGAAACTGTGTTTGAAAAGTTTCACCCTGCAGCCCAAACGTTTACTGATATAATTGGCCATTACATCAGTGGGGAACGGCCAAAGGGAATCAAAGAGACTGAAGAAATGCTGAGAGACAAGGACATAATAACTGGGGTTGGGGAACTTGTACTAGACAGTAACTTTATTAAGCTGCAGCCTCCGAAACAGGGGCTACAGTACTACTTAAGTCGACTGGACTTTGATTCCCTCGTTCGAAAGCAGGAGTCGAAAGCAAAGCTGTGGAAGATCCTGACTTTGGTGTTCGGAATTATCACTTGTGCAACATTATTGTTCATATTGCGGCGACAGTACAAATGCTACAAAACGGAACAGGACCAGTCGAGGCTGCAGAGAGAAATGTTGGCGGTGAAGAAACAACGTTTGCAAGAGCTTGACCTAACCGAGGACGAGGTCCCACAAAACGCTTGTGCCATTTGTCTGACCAGGGACCGGTCCTGTGTGTTCCTCGAGTGTGGCCAGGTCTGCTCTTGTATGGCTTGTTATGAAGCCCTGCCTGTTCCTAAGAAATGTCCCATTTGTAGAAATGCTATCTCCAGAATTGTCCCATTGTATAATAGTTGA